The Pogona vitticeps strain Pit_001003342236 chromosome 6, PviZW2.1, whole genome shotgun sequence genome contains a region encoding:
- the LOC144583463 gene encoding uncharacterized protein LOC144583463, which yields MSAKKGPFRRCSACSGKLPFQDHHSLCLFCLGETHSPTTCKHCKEFTKATLKSRQQRLKYFLWNRTLSASQPSDMESVQSVSTVRSSVTLVSSSPPSTSKEVSTKVSKAKSKKLPTGKKSSSDVPSSSTSAPTKKKGPSKAASQAKAKTKEITLVVPPVSASVPSPFLEESSRDRDSVSDLGAPIPPRQPPPVDLGKSPTVSQLDKLVAGAESMPLSPILTGRTTRSPSLLSESGRSASSPPPRGRPTKPVEDPVPRRPASHSADDEPLPKKPRHRRRHRRGHRRRRDSSPSDSEYSRGRKRSHRRRRRRDSSTESSSTSRDRRHRRKRSKYSYSSSSRSRSPRRTPSPNRPSETGSGKPTAPTDAPTAPPVAPPPRPAEECPPAPKKTPSGPKVPRPPSSPYHSEEEHPGEESSGAEDDTESEVSLEVPIPGEPLPPEAANLKPSSPSEDFSSYTQMVGRMAQALKLAIEQSPRREENLIFGDIEAERTHPVSLSFIPELMDLIKEFWDHPANATSISKRTENLYRIHGDNTSFLVMHPAPNSLIVESSSTKTPAKGHPTPTNKEGRKLEILARRMYSMTTFTLRAVNYLVAMGAYQKQLWSRVLPALQMAPDDIRQLCLDTHAEALTVSKYQRLAARHVAEATSKNFASLITLRRHAWLRSANIVEDIKTRVENLPFDATGLFSQSTDENLENLHKSKKTAKSYSVQPPPRQSKPQWRPKYTAQSYQQPSTSTYRPYGGNSSQRPPQASSSSSAAFRPQPSRKRQSFKAPGRKQKQYL from the coding sequence atgtcagcgaaaaagggacctttccgccgctgttctgcttgctccgggaagctccccttccaggaccatcattccctctgtcttttctgtttgggcgagacccattcgcccaccacttgcaagcattgcaaggaattcaccaagGCGACCCTAAAATCTCGTCAGCAACGCCTCAAGTATTTTCTCTGGAACCGTACTCTCTCAGCTTCACAACCGTCAGATATGGAATCCGTTCAGTCGGTCTCCACCGTTCGTTCATCGGTcactttggtctcctcttcccctccttcgacaTCCAAGGAGGTGTCCACGAAGGTTTCCAAAGCGAAATCTAAGAAATTGCCTACTGGAAAGAAGTCTTCCTctgatgttccttcttcttcaaccTCGGCACCGACAAAGAAGAAGGGTCCGTCCAAGGCGGCGTCGCAGGCTAAAGCGAAGACCAAGGAGATTACCCTGGTCGTCCCACCTGTCTCGGCTTCggtcccttctccatttcttgaggAGTCTTCTCGGGACCGAGACTCGGTCTCCGACTTAggcgcccccattccacctcgccaaccgcctccggtggatttgggaaaatcgcctacggttagccagctcgacaagctcgttgccggcgccgaAAGCATGCCGCTCAGCCCAATACTTACCGGGCGTACCAcccgatctccttcactcctTTCGGAGTCGGGTCGATCggcatcttctccccccccacggggtcgACCTACCAAGCCAGTCGAAGATCCAGTCCCTCGGCGTCCAGCTTCACACTCTGCCGACGACGAACCATTGCCGAAAAAACCCCGTCATCGACGCAGGCACCgtcgaggccaccgacgccgaagggactcctcaccgtccgactcagaatacagtcggggtcggaagaggtcccaccggagacggcgaagaaggGATTCTTCTACCGAGTCCTCTTCTACCTCAAGAGataggagacataggagaaagagatctaagTACTCCTATTCCTCATCCTCTCGGTCACGTTCTCCGCGTCGAACCCCGTCCCCGAATAGACCTTCGGAAACGGGCTCCGGTAAGCCTACGGCGCCGACGGATGCCCCGACTGCACCGCCTGTCGCGCCACCTCCACGACCTGCAGAGGAGTGTCCTCCGGCCCCGAAAAAGACACCTTCGGGGCCGAAAGTACCTCGTCCTCCATCCTCTCCATACCACTCAGAGGAAGAGCATCCCGGAGAGGAATCTTCCGGGGCGGAAGACGACACCGAGTCGGAGGTGTCCTTGGAAGTTCCGATCCCGGGGGAACCTTTGCCCCCAGAGGCAGCGAACTTAAAGCCATCCTCTCCttcggaagatttttcttcctacacccAAATGGTTGGCCGCATGGCGCAGGCTTTGAAGCTTGCAATTGAACAGTccccaagaagagaagaaaatctcaTCTTCGGGGATATCGAAGCCGAGCGAACGCATCCAGTCAGTTTGTCTTTCATACCTGAACTGATGGATcttattaaggaattctgggaccaCCCGGCCAATGCTACCTCGATTTCGAAAAGAACCGAGAATCTCTATAGGATCCATGGTGACAACACCTCTTTCCTGGTCATGCATCCTGCACCCAACTCTTTAATAGTGGAGTCTAGCTCCACTAAGACTCCTGCAAAAGGTCATCCTACCCCAACCAACAAGGAGGGCAGGAAGTTAGAGATTCTGGCACGTCGAATGTACTCTATGACCACATTTACCCTGCGTGCGGTGAATTATTTAGTGgctatgggtgcctaccaaaaacaactttggtccagggttcttccagcccttcaaatggctccAGACGACATTAGACAGCTCTGTCTGGATACTCATGCGGAAGCTCTCACGGTATCTAAATACCAACGACTAGCCGCCCGCCATGTAGCAGAGGCCACGTCcaagaattttgcttcccttatcactctgagaaggcatgcttggctgcgctcagccaacattgttgaggacattaagactagagtagaaaatctaccttttgatgccacaggcctcttcagccagagtactgatgagaacctggaaaacttacataaaagtaagaaaacagccaagtcctattctgtccaacctccacctagacaatccaaacctcagtggcgtccaaagtacaccgcccagtcttaccaacagccttccaccagtacttaccgtccttatggaggcaattcttcccaacgtccacctcaagcttcttcctcttcatctgctgCTTTCAGACCCCAACCGTCCCGtaagaggcagtccttcaaagcacctggaagaaaacagaaacagtacctttga